A part of Streptomyces sp. NBC_01497 genomic DNA contains:
- a CDS encoding NHLP bacteriocin export ABC transporter permease/ATPase subunit, producing the protein MATATGTGPGQSEHDTVTTAFEGIGAPVDTAAGGATGAEAGGTAVGLEGPLVLWLVAAGVLDLFAVDTTGGGPWHFLGRLEAGTLLLGPVEGPRHTLLGRPGPGCVLRRVPLRELTRPYPHQPPQEPSPLENAFALGIGRGLGALFEAPLDGRLAGDDPTADAVADDDILWMPVPAGSVEPGAAYSADFAGDLLVDATMWQGMIAQQYRLLAAVDRWIAGREQAHEDRTAAGIRAGEREQESAERALVASIDRRGRRDRERGAHGSGDDAFFAVCRHVAAGSGIALGDPPRDTGSAGTRLGPVERIAAHARVRTRPVRLAGEWWRTDVGPLVGSRARSGAPVALMWRRGRYEAVNPLSGSRARVSAENSEDFEPSAAMFYRPLPERPLNPLRLLRFSLRGARADLRSLVIAGLVTVALGALVPIATGKVLGEYVPEARTGLIVQVAIAVMVAGAVSAAFGLLQNLTMLRIEGRMEATLQPAVWDRLLRLPTAFFGERSTGELASAAMGVSSVRRVLSGIAPVVLQSTTVGVMNLGLLLFYSVPLALAGLGMLAVVTAVFLAIGLWQVRWQRRLVKLGNKLNNQAFQTLRGLPKLRVAAAEPFAYAAWARQFAKSRKMQQRAGHIKNVNTVVDAVYLPLCTLLMFMALAGPARGTLSSASFLTFNTSLTMLLTSVTQLTGALVSAVSALPMYEQVRPVLRGEPEVRGGSAAPGALTGAFAARGVTFRYGDEGPLVLDDVTVEVAEGEFVAVVGPSGCGKSTLLRLLIGFERPVSGSVLYDGQDLSALDLSAVRRQCGVVLQNAQPLTGSILDCIRGAEAFTQEEVWEAAELAGLAEDIRRMPMGLHTMIAGGGAVSGGQRQRLMIAQALVRRPRILFFDEATSALDNETQRVVMESTRRLRASRLVIAHRLSTVLDADRVIVMDGGRVVEQGTPAALLADPSGRLSELVRRQVA; encoded by the coding sequence GTGGCGACGGCGACCGGGACGGGCCCGGGGCAGAGCGAACACGACACCGTGACCACGGCCTTCGAGGGCATCGGGGCCCCGGTGGACACCGCCGCCGGGGGCGCCACCGGTGCCGAGGCCGGCGGGACGGCCGTCGGCCTCGAAGGGCCACTCGTCCTGTGGCTGGTGGCCGCGGGCGTCCTCGACCTGTTCGCGGTCGACACGACGGGCGGCGGCCCTTGGCACTTCCTCGGCCGCCTGGAGGCCGGCACGTTGCTGCTCGGGCCCGTCGAGGGCCCCCGCCACACCTTGCTCGGCAGGCCGGGGCCGGGCTGCGTGCTGCGCCGCGTCCCGCTGCGCGAACTCACCCGCCCCTACCCGCACCAGCCGCCTCAGGAACCCTCGCCGCTGGAGAACGCCTTCGCCCTCGGCATCGGCCGCGGGCTCGGCGCGCTGTTCGAGGCGCCGCTGGACGGCCGGCTCGCCGGGGACGACCCGACGGCCGACGCCGTCGCCGACGACGACATCCTGTGGATGCCCGTCCCCGCGGGCAGCGTCGAGCCCGGCGCCGCCTACAGCGCGGACTTCGCGGGGGACCTGCTCGTCGACGCCACGATGTGGCAGGGCATGATCGCCCAGCAGTACCGGCTGCTCGCCGCCGTCGACCGGTGGATCGCCGGCCGTGAACAGGCCCACGAGGACCGCACCGCCGCCGGCATCAGAGCGGGCGAGCGGGAACAGGAGAGCGCCGAGCGGGCCCTCGTCGCCTCCATCGACCGCCGGGGCCGCCGGGACCGGGAACGCGGCGCGCACGGGAGCGGCGACGACGCGTTCTTCGCGGTGTGCCGCCATGTCGCGGCCGGCAGCGGCATCGCCCTCGGCGACCCGCCCCGCGACACCGGGAGCGCGGGCACCAGGCTCGGCCCCGTCGAACGGATCGCGGCACACGCCCGGGTCCGCACCCGGCCGGTCCGCCTCGCCGGCGAGTGGTGGCGCACCGACGTGGGGCCGCTCGTGGGCAGCAGGGCCCGGTCGGGGGCACCCGTCGCGCTGATGTGGCGGCGCGGACGGTACGAGGCGGTCAACCCGCTCAGCGGATCGCGCGCCCGCGTCAGCGCCGAGAACTCCGAGGACTTCGAGCCGAGCGCGGCGATGTTCTACCGGCCGCTGCCCGAACGCCCGTTGAACCCGCTGCGGCTACTGCGCTTCAGCCTGCGCGGCGCCCGCGCCGACCTGCGCTCCCTCGTCATCGCGGGACTGGTCACCGTCGCGCTCGGCGCGCTCGTGCCCATCGCCACCGGCAAGGTCCTCGGGGAGTACGTCCCCGAGGCCCGGACCGGCCTCATCGTTCAGGTCGCGATCGCCGTGATGGTGGCGGGCGCGGTGTCGGCCGCCTTCGGGTTGCTCCAGAACCTCACCATGCTGCGCATCGAGGGACGCATGGAGGCCACCCTCCAGCCGGCCGTGTGGGACAGGCTGCTGCGGCTTCCCACCGCCTTCTTCGGTGAACGCTCCACCGGTGAACTCGCCAGTGCCGCCATGGGGGTCAGCTCCGTACGGCGGGTGCTGTCGGGTATCGCCCCGGTCGTGCTCCAGTCCACCACCGTCGGCGTGATGAACCTCGGGCTGCTCCTCTTCTACAGCGTGCCCCTCGCGCTCGCCGGTCTCGGCATGCTCGCCGTCGTCACCGCCGTGTTCCTCGCGATCGGGCTCTGGCAGGTGCGCTGGCAGCGGCGGCTGGTCAAGCTCGGCAACAAGCTCAACAACCAGGCCTTCCAGACCCTGCGGGGCCTGCCCAAGCTGCGCGTCGCGGCGGCCGAGCCGTTCGCATACGCCGCCTGGGCCCGTCAGTTCGCGAAGTCCCGGAAGATGCAGCAGCGGGCCGGGCACATCAAGAACGTCAACACCGTGGTCGACGCGGTGTACCTGCCGCTGTGCACCCTGTTGATGTTCATGGCCCTCGCGGGGCCCGCGCGCGGCACCCTGTCGTCCGCGTCCTTCCTCACCTTCAACACGTCCCTGACGATGCTGCTGACCTCGGTCACCCAGCTCACCGGCGCCCTGGTGTCGGCGGTCTCCGCGCTGCCGATGTACGAACAGGTACGGCCGGTGCTGCGCGGCGAGCCGGAGGTACGGGGCGGCAGCGCCGCTCCGGGGGCCCTGACGGGGGCGTTCGCCGCGCGGGGGGTGACCTTCCGGTACGGCGACGAGGGTCCGCTGGTCCTCGACGACGTGACGGTCGAGGTCGCCGAGGGCGAGTTCGTCGCGGTCGTCGGGCCGAGCGGCTGCGGCAAGTCCACGCTGCTGCGGCTGCTGATCGGCTTCGAGCGGCCCGTCTCCGGCAGTGTGCTCTACGACGGCCAGGACCTCTCGGCCCTCGACCTCAGCGCCGTACGCCGTCAGTGCGGTGTCGTGCTGCAGAACGCGCAGCCGCTGACCGGCTCGATCCTGGACTGCATCCGGGGCGCCGAGGCGTTCACCCAGGAGGAGGTCTGGGAGGCCGCGGAACTCGCCGGACTCGCCGAGGACATCCGGCGCATGCCCATGGGCCTGCACACGATGATCGCGGGCGGCGGCGCGGTCTCCGGCGGCCAGCGCCAGCGGCTGATGATCGCCCAGGCGCTCGTACGGCGCCCGCGCATCCTGTTCTTCGACGAGGCGACCAGCGCCCTCGACAACGAGACGCAGCGCGTCGTCATGGAGAGCACCCGGCGGCTGAGGGCCAGCAGACTGGTGATCGCGCACCGGCTGAGCACCGTCCTGGACGCCGACCGCGTGATCGTGATGGACGGCGGCCGGGTGGTCGAACAGGGCACACCGGCAGCGCTGTTGGCCGACCCGTCGGGTCGGCTGAGCGAACTCGTACGCCGCCAGGTGGCGTAA
- a CDS encoding NHLP family bacteriocin export ABC transporter peptidase/permease/ATPase subunit translates to MSGTRVPPQRQLPPGGHGRHRTGPARTEARPSAPSGGRIRRVRTPTVLQMEAVECGAACLAMVLAHHGRHVPLEELRIACGVSRDGSRASNLLKAARSYGLGAKGMQMESAALADVRGPAILFWEFNHYVVYEGTGRRLGTRGVHINDPGKGRRFVPAEDFDTSFTGVALVFERTGSFSTGGRRPGVLRALPTRMRGTAGTLFAALLAGLLLVATGAAVPALSRTYIDMFLVGGQTSLLGPLFAAMAAMIALTAVLTGLQQANLLRGRIISSTLSSARFMRHLMRLPVTFFAQRSPADLVQRLQSNDSVAETLARDLSAAGVDGLVVLLYAVLLWTYDPQLTVIGVLVALLNVVAMRVVIRLRATHTQKLRADSARLTTTSYTGLQLIETLKATGGEDGFFRRWAGQHAATLEEQQRLGVPSAVLAVVAPLLATLNSALILWIGGLRAVDGHISIGLLVAFQTLVTSFTAPITRLNGVAGRIQDFAADVARLKDVENFPADTLYAQDGSGPSTRRLTGHVALRDVTFGYSPLDAPLLGGFSLTVGPGRQVALVGGSGSGKSTVSRLISGLYRPWEGTISIDGRRIEDIPRGALAASVSFVDQDVFLFEGTVRDNVALWDPSIPDEAVVAALRDAALYDDVIARRPDGIHSRVEQDGRNFSGGQRQRLEIARALVRGPSVLVLDEVTSALDAETERVIMDNLRRRGCACVVIAHRLSTVRDSDEIVVLDHGTVVERGRHGELVAAGGAYAALVKEH, encoded by the coding sequence ATGAGCGGCACCCGCGTACCGCCGCAGCGGCAGCTCCCACCCGGCGGCCACGGCCGTCACCGCACCGGTCCTGCCCGCACCGAGGCCCGGCCGTCCGCGCCGTCCGGCGGCCGGATCCGGAGGGTCCGTACCCCCACCGTCCTGCAGATGGAGGCCGTCGAGTGCGGCGCCGCCTGCCTCGCCATGGTCCTCGCCCACCACGGCCGCCATGTCCCGCTGGAGGAGCTCCGCATCGCCTGCGGCGTCTCCCGCGACGGCTCCCGCGCCAGCAACCTGCTCAAAGCGGCCCGCAGTTACGGCCTCGGGGCCAAGGGCATGCAAATGGAGTCCGCCGCCCTCGCCGACGTGCGGGGACCGGCGATCCTCTTCTGGGAGTTCAACCACTACGTCGTGTACGAGGGGACGGGCCGCAGACTCGGCACCCGGGGCGTGCACATCAACGACCCGGGAAAGGGCCGCAGGTTCGTGCCCGCCGAGGACTTCGACACCAGCTTCACCGGCGTCGCCCTCGTCTTCGAACGCACCGGCTCCTTCAGCACGGGCGGCCGCCGCCCCGGTGTGCTGCGCGCGCTGCCCACCCGGATGCGCGGCACCGCGGGCACCCTGTTCGCGGCGCTGCTCGCGGGGCTCCTCCTCGTCGCCACCGGCGCCGCCGTGCCCGCGCTCAGCCGCACGTACATCGACATGTTCCTGGTGGGCGGGCAGACCTCGCTGCTCGGACCACTGTTCGCCGCGATGGCCGCGATGATCGCGCTCACCGCCGTCCTCACCGGGCTCCAGCAGGCCAACCTGCTGCGCGGGCGCATCATCTCCTCCACGCTCAGCAGCGCCCGTTTCATGCGCCACCTGATGCGGCTGCCCGTCACGTTCTTCGCCCAGCGCAGCCCCGCCGACCTCGTCCAGCGCCTGCAGTCCAACGACTCCGTCGCCGAGACCCTGGCGCGCGACCTCTCGGCTGCGGGCGTCGACGGCCTCGTGGTCCTGCTGTACGCCGTGCTGCTGTGGACCTACGATCCGCAACTCACTGTCATCGGTGTGCTGGTGGCCCTGCTGAACGTCGTCGCCATGCGCGTCGTGATCCGGCTGCGCGCCACCCACACCCAAAAGCTCCGCGCCGACAGCGCCCGCCTGACCACCACCTCGTACACCGGTCTCCAGCTGATCGAGACGCTGAAGGCGACCGGCGGCGAGGACGGCTTCTTCCGCCGCTGGGCCGGGCAGCACGCCGCGACCCTGGAGGAACAGCAGCGCCTCGGTGTGCCGAGCGCGGTGCTCGCCGTCGTCGCCCCGCTCCTCGCCACCCTCAACAGCGCGCTGATCCTGTGGATCGGCGGGCTGCGCGCCGTGGACGGACACATCTCCATCGGCCTGCTGGTCGCCTTCCAGACGCTCGTCACGAGCTTCACCGCGCCCATCACCCGGCTCAACGGCGTCGCGGGCCGCATCCAGGACTTCGCAGCCGACGTCGCACGCCTCAAGGACGTCGAGAACTTCCCCGCGGACACGCTCTACGCGCAGGACGGGTCGGGCCCGAGCACCCGCCGACTCACCGGCCATGTCGCGTTGCGGGACGTGACGTTCGGATACAGCCCGCTCGACGCGCCGCTGCTCGGCGGGTTCTCGTTGACCGTCGGGCCGGGCCGGCAGGTCGCCCTTGTCGGCGGATCGGGCAGCGGCAAGTCCACCGTCTCCCGGCTGATCTCGGGGCTGTACCGGCCCTGGGAAGGCACCATCTCGATCGACGGCCGCCGCATCGAGGACATCCCGCGCGGTGCGCTCGCCGCCTCCGTGTCCTTCGTGGACCAGGACGTCTTCCTCTTCGAGGGGACCGTACGGGACAACGTCGCCCTGTGGGACCCCTCGATCCCCGACGAGGCGGTGGTGGCGGCCCTGCGCGACGCTGCCCTGTACGACGACGTGATCGCGCGCCGCCCCGACGGCATCCACTCCCGGGTGGAGCAGGACGGCCGCAACTTCTCAGGCGGCCAGCGGCAGCGCCTGGAGATCGCGCGGGCACTCGTGCGGGGGCCCAGTGTCCTCGTACTCGACGAGGTCACGAGCGCGCTGGACGCCGAGACCGAACGCGTCATCATGGACAACCTGCGGCGGCGCGGCTGCGCCTGTGTGGTGATCGCGCACCGGCTCAGCACCGTACGGGACAGCGACGAGATCGTCGTCCTCGATCACGGCACCGTCGTCGAACGCGGCCGGCACGGCGAACTGGTGGCGGCCGGCGGCGCGTACGCGGCCCTGGTCAAGGAGCACTGA
- a CDS encoding HlyD family efflux transporter periplasmic adaptor subunit, which produces MQFRQQALTKLQSPEELDLPVRLARPRGLLTLAVTLLAMAAGALWAVTGYVTSTVAAPGILTYGQGSYVLQSPVAGQVTAVLAQEGQRVEADAPLVRVRVAHGATDTVRAIAAGRVTSLTASIGAVVTTGADIATVERAAHAHDPLLAMLYMPASGGGSVVPGQPVDLSPASAPEQRYGVLHGTVKAVGRSTQTRRQIAAFLGDPQLADQFSRDGQPVAVLVALDTTRRTRSGYAWSSPAGPPFGLTSMTPADGSVRVARQHPAQWLLP; this is translated from the coding sequence GTGCAATTCCGCCAACAGGCGCTCACCAAACTCCAGTCGCCGGAGGAGCTCGACCTCCCCGTGCGGCTCGCCCGCCCACGCGGCCTGCTCACGCTCGCGGTGACCCTCCTCGCCATGGCGGCGGGCGCGCTGTGGGCGGTCACCGGTTATGTGACCTCGACTGTCGCGGCCCCGGGCATCCTCACCTACGGACAGGGGAGTTACGTGCTCCAGAGCCCCGTCGCCGGGCAAGTCACCGCCGTGCTCGCGCAGGAGGGACAGCGCGTCGAGGCGGACGCGCCACTCGTGCGGGTACGCGTCGCGCACGGCGCCACGGACACGGTCCGCGCGATCGCCGCCGGCCGGGTCACCTCCCTGACCGCGAGCATCGGCGCCGTCGTCACCACGGGCGCCGACATCGCGACCGTCGAACGCGCGGCCCACGCACACGACCCGCTCCTCGCGATGCTGTACATGCCGGCCTCCGGCGGCGGGTCCGTCGTTCCGGGACAGCCGGTCGACCTCAGCCCGGCGTCCGCGCCCGAGCAGCGCTACGGCGTGCTGCACGGCACCGTCAAGGCCGTCGGCAGGAGCACCCAGACCCGGCGGCAGATCGCCGCCTTCCTGGGCGACCCCCAACTCGCCGACCAGTTCAGCCGCGACGGGCAGCCCGTCGCCGTCCTCGTCGCCCTGGACACCACGCGCCGCACCCGGTCCGGCTATGCCTGGTCCTCACCCGCGGGACCGCCGTTCGGGCTCACCTCGATGACACCGGCCGACGGCTCCGTGCGCGTCGCACGGCAGCACCCGGCGCAGTGGCTGCTGCCATGA
- a CDS encoding type A2 lantipeptide has product MNSTPQVETQEISDADLDNVSGGLVGDTVTGVVNTVSGVVNVNGVLNTVDATVDPMVNTSGVTGLVGGL; this is encoded by the coding sequence ATGAACTCCACCCCCCAGGTCGAGACCCAGGAAATCTCCGACGCCGACCTGGACAACGTGTCCGGTGGTCTCGTCGGTGACACCGTCACCGGCGTCGTCAACACGGTCAGCGGTGTCGTGAACGTCAACGGTGTCCTGAACACCGTCGACGCCACCGTCGACCCGATGGTGAACACCTCCGGCGTGACGGGCCTCGTCGGCGGCCTCTGA
- a CDS encoding FAD-dependent oxidoreductase, whose protein sequence is MVTLPARHDVIVVGAGLAGLAAALELAARGADVSVLEAGERVGGRVATDRREGYLLDRGFQVLNTAYPEATGVLDLAAPDLRPFARALGLYADGRHSVLADPRRDPLALPRLLRAPIGSPSAKVALARYALEVSFSSAEGLLHRHDVPAARHWRARGLSDRTVERLLRPFFAGLTLDPDATTSGRFVDLMVRMFVRGEAAVPAAGMYVLPRDLAARLPQGTVRLGTAARRVAADRVETDEGTLLARAVVVATDARAAAALLPGLREPAWHGVTTWYHATDAGALAETGARLLVDGDDSPVDNSVVISAAAPGYAPAGRALVATSAAHREGAPHGEAAEPAVRRRLADLHRVSTRDWDLVATYDIPYALPAMTAPHPFVRPPLAGEVYVCGDHRDTSSIQGALYSGRRVARAVAAGLGLGGRPVEPGRTHTA, encoded by the coding sequence ATGGTCACGCTGCCCGCACGTCATGACGTGATCGTCGTCGGGGCCGGTCTCGCCGGTCTCGCCGCGGCACTGGAACTGGCGGCCCGGGGCGCCGACGTGAGCGTCCTGGAGGCGGGGGAGCGGGTCGGCGGCCGGGTCGCCACCGACCGTCGCGAGGGCTACCTGCTCGACCGGGGTTTCCAGGTGCTGAACACCGCCTATCCGGAGGCGACGGGTGTGCTCGACCTCGCCGCACCGGACCTGCGGCCGTTCGCCCGCGCCCTCGGCCTGTACGCGGACGGGCGCCACAGCGTCCTCGCGGACCCGCGGCGCGACCCCCTGGCCCTGCCGCGCCTGCTCCGCGCGCCGATCGGGTCGCCGAGTGCGAAGGTCGCGCTCGCGCGCTACGCGCTGGAGGTGTCCTTCTCGTCGGCCGAGGGGCTGCTGCACCGCCACGACGTTCCCGCCGCCCGGCACTGGCGGGCCAGGGGCCTCTCCGACCGGACGGTCGAGCGCCTGCTGCGGCCCTTCTTCGCCGGGCTGACGCTCGACCCGGACGCCACCACGTCCGGCCGGTTCGTCGATCTCATGGTGCGGATGTTCGTGCGCGGCGAGGCCGCGGTACCCGCGGCCGGTATGTACGTCCTGCCGCGCGATCTCGCGGCCCGGCTGCCGCAGGGGACGGTGCGCCTGGGGACAGCCGCCCGGCGGGTGGCCGCCGACCGCGTCGAGACGGACGAGGGGACCCTTCTGGCGCGCGCCGTCGTCGTCGCCACGGATGCCCGCGCGGCCGCGGCGCTGCTGCCCGGCCTGCGGGAGCCCGCCTGGCACGGCGTGACCACCTGGTACCACGCCACCGACGCCGGGGCCCTGGCGGAGACGGGGGCGCGGCTCCTCGTGGACGGGGACGACTCGCCCGTCGACAACAGCGTCGTGATCAGCGCCGCCGCGCCCGGGTACGCGCCGGCGGGCCGCGCGCTCGTCGCGACCTCGGCCGCCCACCGCGAGGGCGCCCCGCACGGGGAGGCCGCCGAGCCGGCGGTGCGGCGCAGGCTCGCCGACCTGCACCGTGTGTCCACCCGCGACTGGGACCTCGTCGCCACGTACGACATCCCGTACGCCCTGCCGGCCATGACCGCGCCGCACCCGTTCGTGCGCCCGCCGCTCGCCGGGGAGGTGTACGTGTGCGGCGATCACCGCGACACCAGCTCGATCCAGGGCGCGCTGTACTCGGGACGGCGGGTGGCGCGAGCGGTCGCGGCGGGGCTCGGGCTCGGCGGACGGCCCGTGGAACCGGGCCGTACACACACGGCGTGA
- a CDS encoding DUF6158 family protein has protein sequence MTGTGHEDYRMRGRDPALLEDQQLLRELETLHRTRHDTLLHGSKDALDTHNTRTAQLEGEYLRRHPKRHVLAGRTREGARGRGV, from the coding sequence ATGACCGGTACGGGCCACGAGGACTACAGGATGCGAGGTCGCGACCCGGCCCTCCTGGAGGACCAGCAGCTGCTGCGCGAGCTGGAGACACTGCACCGCACCCGGCACGACACGCTCCTGCACGGGTCGAAGGACGCGCTCGACACGCACAACACGCGCACCGCGCAGCTGGAGGGCGAGTACCTGCGGCGCCACCCGAAACGGCACGTCCTCGCCGGACGCACCCGTGAGGGAGCACGGGGGCGCGGGGTCTGA
- a CDS encoding glycoside hydrolase family 88 protein — MDRRHLLGTGAALAAAGLPPLDGVAHAAPAASRSATPRPATARPEVPRAAGDALPSRAEITAVLREVADQWIDANPGPGDNQWANATFYSGLMALHTLTGDARYLDRSRSWAESHAYALNGGTTTRNADDQCAGQVYLDLYEAEGGSAKLTAIEACLHRMTYTDQVTKNDDWWWDDALHMGMPSFARLGALRGDTGYWTKLHSLYTHTKSAEGGPGLFVPATGLWYRDKNFLPGGILSPSGKPVVWSRGNGWVAAGHVKTLKALPAGRSDTAEYADTLKRLVTAVARVQRADGFWNVNLADPRHFPGPETSGTVFFAYGTAYAVASGLVDRATYLPVAARAWNGLVATAVHPDGALGYVQKVGDRPDSSQPVTYDSTADFGVGGFLLAGVELAALAS, encoded by the coding sequence ATGGATCGACGGCATCTCCTGGGCACCGGCGCCGCGCTCGCGGCCGCCGGCCTGCCCCCGCTCGACGGCGTCGCACACGCGGCGCCGGCTGCCTCCCGCTCCGCGACACCCCGTCCGGCGACAGCCCGCCCCGAGGTGCCGCGCGCCGCCGGCGATGCGCTGCCCTCCCGGGCCGAGATCACCGCCGTCCTGCGCGAGGTCGCCGACCAGTGGATCGACGCGAACCCCGGCCCCGGCGACAACCAGTGGGCCAACGCCACCTTCTACAGCGGTCTCATGGCACTCCACACGCTCACTGGGGACGCCCGCTACCTGGACCGCTCACGCTCCTGGGCCGAGAGCCACGCCTACGCGCTGAACGGCGGCACCACCACCCGCAACGCCGACGACCAGTGCGCGGGGCAGGTGTACCTCGACCTCTACGAGGCGGAAGGGGGCAGCGCGAAGCTGACCGCCATCGAGGCCTGCCTGCACCGCATGACATACACGGACCAGGTGACCAAGAACGACGACTGGTGGTGGGACGACGCGCTGCACATGGGCATGCCGTCGTTCGCCAGGCTGGGCGCACTGCGCGGCGACACCGGCTACTGGACCAAGCTGCACAGTCTGTACACGCACACCAAGAGTGCCGAGGGCGGCCCGGGCCTCTTCGTGCCCGCCACGGGGCTCTGGTACCGGGACAAGAACTTCCTGCCGGGCGGCATCCTCTCCCCGTCGGGTAAGCCGGTGGTGTGGTCACGCGGCAACGGCTGGGTCGCCGCCGGGCACGTCAAGACGCTGAAGGCACTGCCCGCCGGGCGGTCCGACACCGCCGAGTACGCCGACACGCTGAAGCGGCTGGTGACGGCGGTCGCCCGGGTGCAGCGCGCCGACGGGTTCTGGAACGTCAATCTCGCCGATCCGCGGCACTTCCCGGGTCCGGAGACCAGCGGCACCGTCTTCTTCGCGTACGGCACGGCCTACGCCGTCGCGAGCGGACTCGTGGACCGGGCCACGTACCTGCCCGTCGCGGCGCGCGCCTGGAACGGCCTCGTGGCTACGGCCGTGCACCCCGACGGCGCGCTCGGCTACGTGCAGAAGGTGGGTGACCGTCCCGACTCCAGCCAGCCGGTCACCTACGACAGCACCGCCGACTTCGGCGTCGGCGGCTTCCTCCTGGCGGGGGTGGAACTCGCCGCCCTGGCCTCGTAG
- a CDS encoding Fur family transcriptional regulator, with product METAASKPKTATDLLRHKGLRSTAQRRAVLGALGYGSHATAAEVEQRIKAAEPARGLSRQGLYNVLDDLTQAGLVRCIEPAGSPTRYELRVGDNHHHLVCRTCGHIEDVDCGVGVAPCLDPLDAKGFALDEAEITWWGLCQDCRAATTP from the coding sequence ATGGAGACAGCGGCGAGCAAGCCGAAGACCGCGACCGATCTGCTGCGGCACAAGGGGCTGCGCAGCACGGCCCAGCGGCGTGCGGTGCTGGGCGCCCTGGGATACGGCTCGCACGCCACCGCGGCGGAGGTCGAGCAGCGGATCAAGGCCGCGGAGCCGGCGAGGGGCCTGTCCCGGCAGGGCCTGTACAACGTGCTGGACGATCTGACGCAGGCCGGTCTGGTCCGGTGCATCGAACCCGCGGGCTCGCCCACGCGCTACGAACTGCGCGTCGGCGACAACCACCACCACCTGGTGTGCAGGACGTGCGGGCACATCGAGGACGTCGACTGCGGCGTGGGCGTGGCGCCCTGCCTCGACCCGCTGGACGCCAAGGGCTTCGCCCTGGACGAGGCCGAGATCACCTGGTGGGGTCTGTGCCAGGACTGCCGGGCCGCGACCACACCCTGA
- a CDS encoding nuclear transport factor 2 family protein, whose product MTAAIEGELRFLDPAVFTSPTLLGRLLHPEFRSFGSSGTSYTRASYIDELREWGPSARTPGTVTLLAARELAPDLVLLTFDINVSERRAHRSSLWRKTREAGWQLYFTQGTGFSPGDMVTPT is encoded by the coding sequence GTGACCGCGGCGATCGAGGGTGAGCTGCGCTTCCTCGACCCCGCCGTCTTCACCTCCCCGACCCTGCTCGGCAGGCTGCTGCATCCCGAGTTCCGCTCGTTCGGCTCCTCGGGGACCTCGTACACCCGTGCGTCGTACATCGACGAACTGCGCGAGTGGGGTCCCTCCGCCAGGACCCCCGGCACGGTGACCCTGCTGGCGGCGCGGGAGCTCGCCCCGGATCTGGTGCTCCTCACGTTCGACATCAACGTCAGCGAGCGCCGCGCGCACCGCAGTTCGCTGTGGCGCAAAACGCGCGAGGCGGGGTGGCAGCTGTACTTCACCCAGGGGACGGGCTTCAGCCCGGGCGACATGGTGACGCCGACCTGA
- a CDS encoding GNAT family N-acetyltransferase, translating to MFIRLATVADLAEIPRIELAAGELFRRIAMAEVAAHEPPSPEVLEGYREHGNAWVADNGTGRPVAFLLHEDVDGAAHIEQVSVHPDAARQGVGRALIEDLARRAGTALTLTTFADVPWNAPYYARLGFRTLTADEVTGGLREIRRAEADMGLDAWPRICMRREPAGEV from the coding sequence ATGTTCATACGACTCGCCACCGTGGCGGACCTGGCTGAGATCCCCCGTATCGAACTCGCCGCCGGGGAGCTCTTCCGCCGCATCGCGATGGCGGAGGTGGCCGCGCACGAACCACCGTCCCCCGAGGTACTGGAGGGCTACCGCGAACACGGGAACGCGTGGGTGGCCGACAACGGGACGGGGCGGCCCGTGGCGTTCCTGCTGCACGAGGACGTCGACGGCGCCGCGCACATCGAACAGGTGTCGGTCCATCCCGACGCGGCGCGCCAGGGCGTCGGGCGCGCCCTGATCGAGGATCTGGCCCGGCGGGCCGGCACGGCGCTGACCCTCACGACGTTCGCGGACGTGCCGTGGAACGCGCCCTACTACGCGCGTCTCGGCTTCCGGACGCTGACCGCCGACGAGGTGACCGGGGGGCTGCGGGAGATCAGGCGGGCGGAGGCGGACATGGGCCTCGACGCGTGGCCGCGGATCTGCATGCGCAGGGAGCCCGCCGGGGAGGTGTGA